In Nicotiana tabacum cultivar K326 chromosome 17, ASM71507v2, whole genome shotgun sequence, one DNA window encodes the following:
- the LOC107762875 gene encoding uncharacterized protein LOC107762875 translates to MFKYSPRRNQRNKGFKVKHALQICVLVGVCIWLLYQVQHSRTKKASYEQNTSVSEKVQSENDVIRLGRKDLQPQKKEEEIDDEKLKEVTEEEEGKSFNDDTKVDEHDLDLEKSAQDSEQKGDSVDEDAGTEKIHENEARGEDNAEAESKENTEDGKGESNEEATDMNTNNSETREEESEKDQGKLSGVEGEENKDQEIEKEEKDVKENNDKESESEDGKEKVAEGNVDAETDVKEEKVESEESGSEDISKNKSEEAVENESEKKSAELEESNEEKVKENDESKEEKNEGDSRENDEVNKEKEENQNKNEESGSSGEDKVHDENDRTSEAATVENGKDESSLVKETSDSENMTGTEGDGNVAVNNEEQSKKGEDELQDDKNKNEGSDESLNKSEADAGENKMVEQSSSSDANAAGEASNGSNSEDNSNPAAGNNEATSQQTETGNAASETNQNENNSSDNSDAAAGTNEANEHQQGNENSASHTQNENNTSDNSNPAAGNENNSSDDSNPAAETNEANKQQQENDSSASGTKQNEKNSGEDSNSAEGTNEANKQQQENEKNAANAAASVGDGTQNISNDQQSEKSDSNSSANEESVTSSNSSESVVSVDQNGNSVTAGTTEKSTGSGSDQNEANQKSDANSDSGSENKINPSNDNDETDTDQNKSNDSSSSNGNPDDSQQSQVESTNSAIPQEETEARTDLGTLPQTGTEGNSHEEAAAE, encoded by the coding sequence ATGTTCAAGTATTCACCACGTAGAAACCAGAGAAATAAAGGATTCAAGGTAAAGCATGCTCTTCAGATATGTGTACTTGTAGGTGTTTGTATCTGGCTACTTTACCAAGTCCAGCACTCACGTACCAAGAAAGCATCTTATGAACAAAACACAAGTGTCTCAGAGAAGGTACAAAGTGAGAATGATGTTATCAGGTTAGGTCGAAAGGACCTCCAACCTcaaaagaaggaagaagaaattGACGATGAGAAGCTGAAGGAGGTGACAGAGGAAGAAGAGGGTAAAAGTTTCAACGACGATACCAAAGTGGACGAGCATGATCTTGATCTAGAAAAATCAGCACAGGATAGTGAGCAGAAAGGGGATTCAGTGGATGAGGATGCAGGAACGGAGAAAATCCACGAGAATGAAGCAAGAGGAGAAGACAATGCTGAAGCAGAAAGCAAAGAGAATACGGAAGATGGCAAAGGTGAGAGTAATGAGGAAGCCACTGACATGAACACCAACAACAGTGAAACTAGAGAAGAAGAAAGTGAGAAAGATCAGGGAAAGCTAAGTGGCGTTGAGGGTGAAGAAAATAAGGACCAGGAAATAGAAAAGGAAGAGAAGGATGTTAAAGAAAACAATGACAAGGAAAGTGAAAGTGAAGATGGTAAAGAGAAGGTAGCTGAGGGAAACGTTGATGCAGAAACTGATGTGAAGGAAGAGAAGGTAGAAAGTGAAGAGAGTGGAAGTGAAGATATCTCTAAGAATAAAAGCGAAGAAGCAGTTGAAAATGAAAGCGAAAAGAAGTCAGCAGAGTTGGAGGAAAGTAATGAGGAAAAAGTAAAAGAGAATGATGagagcaaagaagagaagaatgaGGGAGATAGCAGAGAGAACGATGAAGTCAACAAAGAGAAGGAAGAGAACCAAAACAAAAATGAAGAATCTGGCTCATCAGGAGAAGATAAGGTTCATGATGAAAACGATAGGACAAGTGAGGCTGCAACCGTAGAAAACGGCAAGGACGAGAGTTCATTGGTCAAAGAGACTTCAGATTCTGAAAACATGACAGGGACAGAAGGAGATGGTAATGTAGCCGTGAACAATGAGGAGCAATCTAAGAAGGGAGAAGATGAGTTGCAGGACGATAAAAACAAGAACGAGGGAAGTGATGAAAGTCTGAACAAGTCGGAGGCAGATGCTGGAGAAAATAAGATGGTTGAACAAAGTAGTTCTTCAGATGCAAATGCTGCTGGAGAAGCGAGTAACGGAAGCAACAGTGAGGACAATTCTAATCCTGCGGCAGGAAACAATGAAGCGACTAGCCAGCAGACAGAAACTGGCAATGCTGCCTCTGAGACCAATCAAAATGAAAACAACAGTAGTGATAACTCCGATGCTGCAGCTGGAACCAACGAAGCCAATGAACATCAGCAAGGAAATGAAAACTCTGCCTCTCATACCCAAAATGAGAACAACACTAGTGATAACTCAAATCCTGCAGCAGGAAATGAGAACAACTCTAGTGATGACTCCAATCCTGCAGCAGAAACCAATGAAGCCAATAAGCAGCAGCAGGAAAATGACAGTTCTGCCTCTGGTACCAAACAAAATGAGAAGAACTCTGGTGAAGACTCCAATTCTGCAGAAGGAACCAATGAAGCCAACAAACAGCAGCAGGAGAATGAGAAGAACGCAGCCAACGCGGCTGCTTCTGTTGGAGATGGCACACAGAACATTTCAAATGACCAGCAGTCTGAGAAAAGTGATTCAAACTCCTCAGCAAATGAAGAATCAGTCACAAGCTCAAACAGCTCTGAATCTGTTGTATCAGTTGACCAAAATGGCAACTCTGTTACAGCTGGGACAACTGAGAAATCAACAGGAAGTGGGAGCGACCAAAATGAGGCAAACCAGAAATCAGATGCTAATTCTGATTCAGGTTCTGAGAATAAAATCAATCCCTCAAATGACAATGACGAGACAGACACAGATCAAAACAAATCGAATGATTCTTCCAGCTCAAATGGCAATCCTGATGATAGCCAGCAAAGCCAAGTTGAGTCGACAAATTCTGCAATTCCTCAAGAGGAGACAGAGGCTCGTACGGATCTGGGTACGTTGCCACAGACAGGAACCGAGGGGAACAGCCATGAAGAAGCTGCAGCAGAGTAA
- the LOC107762876 gene encoding cysteine desulfurase, mitochondrial, protein MFSKFLTTALGRSILKPCGSHGRLRQFSTAAAAVVEPYEEETTGITMKGVKISGRPLYLDMQATSPIDPRVLDAMLPYYLSRFGNPHSRTHLYGWESDQAVEAARAQVSALINASPKEIIFTSGATESNNISVKGVLHFYRDKKRHVITTQTEHKCVLDSCRHLQQEGFDVTYLPVESDGLVDLEKFRAAIRPDTGLVSVMMVNNEIGVIQPMEEIGKICKEFNVPFHTDAAQALGKIPIDVEKMNISLMSLSGHKIYGPKGVGALYIRRRPRIRVEPQMNGGGQERGIRSGTVPTPLVVGFGAACELAMKEMEYDDQRIKGLQERLLNGIRSKIDGVVVNGSVERRYAGNLNLSFAYVEGESLLMGLKEVAVSSGSACTSASLEPSYVLRALGVEEDMAHTSIRYGIGRFTTEQEIDRAMDLTVKQVEKLREMSPLYEMVKEGIDIKSIQWAQH, encoded by the coding sequence ATGTTCTCGAAATTTTTAACGACAGCGCTAGGGCGCAGTATCCTTAAACCCTGCGGCAGCCACGGCCGTCTCCGCCAGTTTTCCACGGCGGCAGCGGCGGTTGTGGAGCCGTACGAGGAAGAAACTACCGGCATCACGATGAAAGGTGTGAAAATCTCCGGCAGACCTCTGTACCTAGATATGCAGGCAACTTCTCCTATTGATCCTAGGGTTCTCGACGCTATGCTGCCTTACTATCTCTCCCGTTTCGGGAATCCCCATTCGCGAACTCACCTTTACGGCTGGGAATCAGATCAGGCCGTTGAGGCGGCTCGAGCCCAAGTTTCAGCCCTAATTAATGCATCCCCAAAGGAGATAATTTTCACCTCCGGTGCTACTGAGTCCAATAATATTTCAGTTAAGGGGGTTTTACATTTTTATAGGGATAAGAAGCGACATGTTATTACTACTCAAACGGAGCATAAATGTGTGCTTGATTCTTGCCGTCACTTGCAGCAAGAGGGGTTTGATGTAACTTACCTTCCAGTTGAGTCCGATGGACTTGTGGACCTAGAAAAGTTTCGGGCTGCTATACGGCCTGATACGGGTTTGGTATCAGTTATGATGGTGAATAATGAAATAGGTGTGATTCAGCCAATGGAGGAAATTGGGAAAATTTGCAAAGAATTTAATGTTCCCTTTCATACTGATGCTGCACAAGCGTTGGGGAAGATTCCAATTGATGTGGAGAAGATGAATATAAGCTTGATGTCGTTAAGTGGGCATAAAATTTATGGGCCGAAAGGTGTTGGAGCTTTGTATATTAGGCGTAGGCCAAGGATTAGGGTTGAGCCACAGATGAATGGGGGTGGACAAGAAAGAGGGATTAGGAGTGGGACTGTGCCTACTCCTTTGGTGGTAGGGTTTGGGGCAGCTTGTGAGCTTGCTATGAAGGAGATGGAATATGATGACCAGAGGATTAAGGGTTTGCAAGAGAGGTTGCTGAATGGGATAAGGTCTAAGATTGATGGGGTTGTTGTTAATGGGAGTGTTGAAAGGCGATATGCTGGGAATTTGAACTTATCTTTTGCATATGTGGAAGGTGAGAGCTTGTTGATGGGTTTGAAGGAAGTTGCTGTATCGAGTGGAAGTGCATGTACCAGTGCAAGTTTGGAGCCCTCTTATGTGTTGAGGGCGTTGGGAGTTGAAGAAGACATGGCCCATACTTCGATTCGATATGGAATTGGGAGGTTTACTACTGAGCAAGAGATTGATCGTGCGATGGATCTTACGGTCAAGCAGGTTGAGAAGTTGAGGGAAATGAGCCCGCTGTATGAAATGGTTAAAGAGGGGATTGATATAAAGAGTATCCAGTGGGCGCAGCATTAG